A stretch of the Aminipila terrae genome encodes the following:
- a CDS encoding serine hydrolase: MDNILKEINTIPGHIGFYYKNMVTDECISFNENHHYIPASVIKLPIVMEIFRLSAKGKVSLDSKLLVKDEDKMPSCGALNSFTGELWVDIRTLCNLMITISDNTATNVLISYFGTDTLNEGFQSIGLTETRVNRRLFDAEASEKGIQNVITPAEIGMLLERLYRNEFVNQQVSEDIKEILFRQQIKHKIKELLPVGTKVGSKTGDDDNISNDVGIVYAKQPFVVCFISNETVPSLFNPFIRKTSLELFNRCNK, from the coding sequence ATGGACAACATTCTAAAAGAAATTAACACCATTCCAGGCCATATAGGTTTTTATTACAAAAATATGGTAACGGATGAATGTATCAGCTTTAATGAAAATCACCATTATATACCTGCCAGTGTAATCAAGCTTCCAATTGTTATGGAGATTTTCCGTCTGTCAGCAAAAGGCAAAGTGAGTTTGGATTCAAAGCTTTTAGTTAAAGATGAAGATAAAATGCCAAGCTGCGGTGCATTAAATTCTTTTACAGGAGAACTTTGGGTAGATATCCGGACCCTATGTAACTTAATGATTACCATCAGTGATAACACAGCAACCAATGTACTTATTTCATATTTTGGAACAGATACGTTAAATGAAGGTTTTCAATCCATTGGGCTTACAGAAACCCGGGTTAACAGACGTCTGTTTGATGCAGAAGCTTCTGAGAAAGGAATTCAGAATGTTATCACCCCTGCAGAAATCGGGATGCTTTTAGAAAGGCTTTACAGAAATGAATTTGTAAATCAGCAGGTTTCAGAAGATATAAAAGAAATCCTGTTCAGGCAGCAGATTAAACATAAAATCAAAGAACTGCTGCCAGTTGGAACCAAAGTGGGAAGTAAGACTGGAGACGATGATAATATTTCAAATGATGTTGGAATTGTTTATGCTAAGCAGCCTTTTGTGGTCTGCTTTATATCAAATGAAACAGTTCCAAGTCTGTTTAATCCCTTTATCAGAAAAACTTCTCTGGAACTTTTTAACAGGTGCAATAAATAA